The following coding sequences lie in one Mycobacterium sp. Z3061 genomic window:
- a CDS encoding wax ester/triacylglycerol synthase domain-containing protein has protein sequence MCDTLVTRLSGPAALSLQTEGPSTPAHSVAIIILDGSDRLSHQSLHQLVVSSLPRLARFRSRLVTKPLGIGHPVWAEIADYDPSEHIHRATAPAPGGRAELARLVAELSSGHRECRERLWEAWTVDGLADGRWALVVRMSPVLNDRFAGWASLWPRLLSRGPHLGVVDDLPTEPSLGTAPSVGELVIDMVTEIVENQVTGAWLIAETVLGALQTAHGRLLGADRHRSAPTSSQPTRPTPQTAFNSPLTKRRAVAFTTLSLADVRAVSKAFGGSDTNVMLAACTLSLRAWLRRQDQLPADPLSMRIPFELPASDPARVGRTLSVGRLRLPVHLDDPVQVLAILHTATERLNTVRRGTDESSYSAVDFMAITSLVPPNIARVAMQLYTRCGLRRLFEPTCHGSISYVVVGPTPAYCAGSRVAGVHALSPLAESSGLNIAFTARGDELDVSVYACPDNVPAIDDIATGIVDSIKVLRAAAQDSPRGQGRSVVTEMASHPANRSRGRMY, from the coding sequence ATGTGCGACACATTGGTAACGCGCCTTTCCGGGCCCGCTGCTTTGTCGCTGCAGACGGAAGGCCCGTCGACACCTGCCCACAGTGTTGCGATCATCATCCTCGATGGCTCCGATCGGCTCAGCCACCAAAGCCTGCACCAACTGGTGGTCTCCTCGTTGCCGCGATTGGCCCGCTTCCGTAGTCGGCTAGTGACCAAGCCTCTCGGCATCGGCCACCCGGTATGGGCCGAGATCGCGGACTATGACCCGTCGGAGCACATTCACCGCGCAACGGCTCCGGCACCTGGTGGTCGTGCCGAATTGGCACGGTTGGTTGCGGAATTGTCCAGCGGTCATCGTGAATGCCGCGAACGGCTCTGGGAGGCTTGGACTGTCGACGGACTGGCGGACGGTCGGTGGGCGCTGGTGGTAAGGATGTCACCCGTCCTGAACGACAGGTTCGCAGGGTGGGCGTCGTTATGGCCCAGGCTGCTGAGTCGCGGTCCGCACCTTGGTGTGGTCGACGATCTACCGACCGAGCCGAGCCTGGGCACTGCGCCGTCCGTCGGTGAACTCGTGATCGATATGGTGACCGAGATCGTCGAGAACCAGGTCACGGGCGCGTGGCTGATTGCAGAGACGGTATTGGGCGCCCTGCAGACAGCGCATGGCCGACTTCTCGGAGCCGATCGGCACCGGTCAGCGCCTACATCATCCCAACCGACCCGGCCGACGCCCCAGACGGCGTTCAACTCGCCGCTGACCAAACGGCGCGCGGTCGCTTTCACCACACTGTCGTTGGCCGATGTCAGGGCGGTCAGCAAGGCTTTTGGGGGTAGCGACACCAATGTGATGCTGGCTGCCTGCACCCTGTCGCTGCGGGCCTGGCTACGCCGGCAAGACCAGTTGCCCGCCGATCCGCTGTCGATGCGGATACCATTCGAATTGCCGGCGAGCGACCCCGCGCGGGTCGGCCGGACTCTGTCGGTCGGGCGGCTTCGTCTACCGGTGCACCTGGACGACCCCGTCCAGGTTTTGGCGATCCTGCACACCGCCACCGAACGGCTCAATACTGTGCGTCGTGGCACTGACGAAAGTAGTTATTCTGCCGTCGATTTCATGGCAATCACGTCCCTGGTTCCGCCGAACATAGCTCGTGTCGCGATGCAGCTCTACACTCGCTGTGGCCTGCGGCGTCTGTTCGAGCCGACCTGTCACGGCAGCATCAGTTATGTGGTTGTAGGACCGACTCCCGCCTACTGTGCCGGCTCGAGGGTCGCTGGCGTTCACGCCCTGTCGCCGCTGGCCGAGTCCAGTGGTCTGAACATCGCGTTCACAGCGCGCGGTGACGAGCTCGACGTGAGCGTGTATGCCTGTCCCGACAATGTGCCCGCCATCGACGACATCGCCACCGGGATCGTCGACTCAATTAAGGTATTGCGGGCGGCGGCTCAGGACTCTCCGCGCGGTCAGGGCCGTTCTGTCGTCACCGAGATGGCGTCGCATCCGGCGAATCGATCACGCGGCCGCATGTACTGA
- a CDS encoding ParA family protein translates to MSAVVLSGKGGTAKTLWQMMLAGEASRLGISTLLVDADPERNLSNHFGVSQHSTGLGSVLEEAGINFWGDPGTAAKRVDEEIIDTKWPHVELLPAGASLTRVAGVGVSDTGLLRGIFTAAGVFERYELVLIDTGGRTGSLEALAMHLADVAYAPIAPTGDAVRKAIEARNRVERIQRIHPLKWCGVVLSGFDSRNGIEQSIRETVYKEFGDEVRAEVPRRAIINEVFQLGDRLGDRHEWVARQLAPIFRRFLEEDLLGRR, encoded by the coding sequence GTGTCGGCCGTGGTGCTCTCGGGCAAGGGCGGAACAGCCAAGACGTTGTGGCAGATGATGCTGGCGGGGGAGGCCTCGCGGCTGGGGATCTCCACGTTGCTGGTCGACGCGGACCCGGAGCGCAACCTGTCCAACCACTTCGGGGTGTCGCAGCACTCGACCGGGCTGGGCTCGGTGCTCGAGGAGGCCGGCATCAATTTCTGGGGCGATCCCGGGACCGCGGCCAAGCGGGTCGATGAGGAGATCATCGACACCAAATGGCCGCACGTCGAACTGCTACCGGCAGGGGCGTCCTTGACCCGGGTCGCCGGGGTCGGCGTCTCGGACACCGGCCTGCTCCGCGGCATCTTCACCGCGGCCGGCGTGTTCGAGCGCTACGAACTCGTTCTGATCGACACCGGGGGCCGCACGGGCTCGCTCGAGGCGCTCGCCATGCACCTGGCCGACGTGGCTTATGCGCCGATCGCGCCTACCGGCGACGCGGTCCGCAAGGCCATCGAGGCGCGCAACAGGGTCGAGCGCATCCAGCGCATTCATCCGCTCAAGTGGTGCGGGGTCGTGCTGTCCGGCTTCGACAGCCGCAACGGCATCGAGCAGTCGATCCGCGAAACGGTGTACAAGGAGTTCGGCGACGAGGTGCGCGCCGAAGTCCCCCGGCGCGCCATCATCAACGAGGTCTTCCAATTGGGAGATCGGCTGGGCGATCGCCACGAGTGGGTCGCGCGACAGCTTGCGCCCATCTTTCGCCGATTTCTGGAGGAGGACTTGCTGGGTCGGCG